A section of the Oryzias melastigma strain HK-1 linkage group LG14, ASM292280v2, whole genome shotgun sequence genome encodes:
- the LOC112142720 gene encoding spermatogenesis-associated protein 22 yields the protein MRRQENQPPRPTAGYLPVPLFNQRKRNRIPLTSVPCENEFYSHSEYPVRSSSSAPQGSPAFAAQSHQWNKPSTPQSALAQPYGSSRPAPGPSSSFRGYVPVPHPYRAGTTSTNQPGDAFRKHDSISSSYSGQRMNVQSRMKANTGPSQLSSPESAKPSPQFSQQSRPAPPSAPRQPYGHAAQPPNNSWRFTNSFESQTSPVVEQKRSSQPQSGGQAKPQPETSPVKPAVENSLRILTAVIRGMRHWSQFKDKVPYLFEIFATLDSAVTLGRYGAKNFLMRDGKEVLQCVYYETEQVLPRLIRGQVHRCVGNYDRSRDVLMCVSVRAGLPSELRNAQEAVKACDAEMRALVKTLSEV from the exons ATGAGGAGACAAGAAAACCAGCCTCCCAGACCTACAGCAG GCTACCTTCCTGTGCCGCTCTTTAACCAGAGGAAGAGAAACAGAATTCCTCTGACTTCTGTTCCTTGTGAGAATGAATTCTATTCCCACAGTGAATATCCTGTTAGGAGCAGCTCATCTGCACCTCAAGGAAGTCCAG CTTTTGCTGCTCAAAGCCACCAGTGGAACAAACCATCTACTCCTCAGTCTGCTCTGGCCCAGCCGTATGGCAGCAGCAGACCTGCACCGGGACCCTCCTCTTCTTTTAGAGGCTACGTACCTGTGCCTCATCCATACAGAGCCGGAACCACCAG TACCAACCAGCCTGGGGACGCTTTTAGAAAACACGATTCGATATCCAGTTCTTATTCTGGACAGAGAATGAATGTTCAAAGCAGGATGAAAGCTAACACCGGGCCTTCCCAGCTATCATCTCCCGAGTCGGCCAAACCCAGCCCTCAGTTCTCCCAGCAGTCTAGACCTGCACCTCCGTCTGCCCCCAGACAGCCGTACGGCCACGCTGCACAACCGCCAAACAACTCCTGGAGGTTCACCAACAGCTTTGAGTCGCAGACGTCTCCTGTTGTGGAGCAAAAGAGGTCGAGCCAGCCTCAATCTGGTGGACAGGCTAAACCTCAG CCAGAAACATCTCCAGTCAAACCAGCCGTGGAAAACTCCCTGAGGATCCTGACTGCAGTGATCCGTGGAATGAGACACTGGAGCCAGTTTAAAGACAAAGTCCCGTACCTGTTTGAGATATTTG CTACTCTGGACTCTGCGGTCACACTGGGGCGCTACGGAGCCAAGAACTTCCTCATGAGAGACGGGAAGGAAGTCCTCCAGTGTGTTTATTATGAAACA GAGCAGGTTCTGCCCCGTCTGATCCGTGGACAAGTCCACCGCTGCGTTGGCAACTATGACCGGAGCAGAGACGTCCTGATGTGCGTGTCTGTGCGCGCCGGCCTGCCGTCGGAGCTGAGGAACGCTCAGGAGGCTGTGAAGGCCTGCGACGCCGAAATGAGAGCGCTGGTCAAGACGCTCTCTGAGGTTTGA